A window of Calditerrivibrio sp. genomic DNA:
ACTTAATATTAACATATTTTTTTCACTATCTCCACCCACAAGTAAAATAGTTTGTAAACTGATTAAACTTAGTAGTTGTTTATTTATCTTCTTCACCCATCTCTTAGGGATAGCATCCACACCGTAAGTTGCCCCAGCTAACGCGCCAGTAAGTGCTCCAATTGTATCAGCATCGCCACCGTTATTTACAGTTGAGATCAATGTATCTTCAAAACCGTTTCCATCAAAGTAAAAATGTAAAACAGAACGTAGGGTATCCACAACATACCCAGAATTTTCCCCCTTATACCTGCTAAAACTAAAGACATGATGTTTTTTTATGCAATCAGAGGCTACTTTTAATGCAGATAGTTTGTCACCGGATAGAAGCAATTCATTCAAAACATGACAATAGATGCCAATGGCCGTATCTGAGAGTTGATTGTTATGGGTTATTCTCGATTGGTCCTGTGCCATTTCGATTGCAACATTCACATCACCTTTTGAATAGATAATAAGAGGCAACACACGCATCAATCCTCCATTGCCAGCAGAGTACTCATCCACATTAGCATAAAGAATCTTTTTTTTCATATATCTTAAAATACCCAGCCTTGTGGAATTCCCTATATCTACAGGTTTGCTCTTCATCCACTCAACAAAAGACTCAGCAGCAGCTACAGTATCATATCCACCTGCATACAATATCGAATTGCCAAGAGCCAAACAAAGCCCTGTATCATCAGTAACTTCCCCAGGCTTAAGATTAAGCCATCCACCACCAACTATATCCCTTAAAACACCATACTTAGATCTTATTTCATTTGGTGTCATAAACTCAGTGGTAGCACCGAATGCATCCCCTATAGCAAAACCGATATACGCTGCAATAGCTCTATTTAAAAAATTTTTCATTGACTCATCTATTTTTTGTAATAATATCTAATTATTATGAATATATTGCAAAATTACTGCCACTCCAAAAACAAGGTTAATCTCCCATCATACCTCATCGCCTGTAAAGAGTATAACAATTTTATAGACATCGACTCAGAACTTAAAATTGATGGTGTCATAGAATACCATAGAGATCTGTTCAATAGAATATTGGAATGCGAGTCTTTACATGAATCTGCTGAAATATTTGACAGGTACATGAAAGAACTCTTTCACCTAAATGAGAAAATAAAAAATAAGCCGGTAAATAGTTACATAAAGATCCTAAGGGGGTGGTTGTTTGACTCAAATAGACCAGAAGGAGCAGTATTAAAAGGATGGGTAGAATCAAGATTTGGCCTGATACCCACATTTCACAAAGGTAAAATAACCTCTTTGGACTGTGAAAACTATCTAAGATACCTTCAAGAAAGAATGAAATCAGAAGTTTCATCAAACCTCATAGATCATCAGTTTGACCTCCTTTATACCTACACCCAATATTGTATAAAAAATTTCTTCAGAAAATATATCCCTTACATAACACTTTATAGAGGTGTAAATAAAATTGAGGAATACGAAATATTAGAAAAGAAAAACAATAGCTATACCCTTTTGATAAATAATATATCATCTTTTTCTTTATCAAGAGAAATTGCCGAAACCTTCGGTGATTTTATAATTGAAATAAAAGTTCCTTTCACTAAAATAGTTTTTTTTCAAGATGTATTACCCATATTAAAGTTTTCGGGTGAAATGGAAATAATAGTCATTGGCGGTATCTACAACGCTAAAATCTCATATTTCTGAATTTATCCATTTTGTAACATTTCTTACAATACATTATCCCAATTTATAACAAAACATAGAAAGCATAAATTTAACATATTGACAAACAATAACTTTTGCATCGATGGCACGGATATTGTTGTTTATTGTTTTATAAAAAGGAGGTTTTTTATGGGAAAACTCAGACAGATAGCTTTTTATGGAAAAGGTGGTATAGGCAAATCCACCACAAGCCAAAACACAGTGGCTGCTATGGCCGAAATGGGTAAAAAAGTAATGATAGTTGGTTGTGACCCAAAAGCAGATTCCACAAGATTGATACTTCACACCAAAGCACAGGCAACAATAATGGAACTTGCAGCTGAAGCCGGTTCTGTCGAAGATCTCGAGTTGGATGATGTATTAAAAACGGGTTTCTTAGGTATTAAGTGTGTTGAAGCTGGAGGTCCTGAGCCCGGCGTGGGTTGCGCTGGAAGAGGCGTTATCACTGCTATAAACTTTCTTGAAGAAGAAGGTGCCTACGAAGACGATCTGGATTTTGTTTCCTATGACGTCTTAGGTGATGTCGTATGTGGTGGATTCGCAATGCCTATACGAGAAGGTAAAGCCCAAGAGATCTACATCGTAACATCAGGTGAAATGATGGCAATGTACGCTGCAAACAACATTTCGAGGGGTATATTAAAGTATGCAAATTCTGGTGGAGTCAGATTAGGTGGTCTCATCTGTAATGAAAGAAAAACTGATAGAGAAAGGGAATTGGTTACAGAATTAGCTAAAAGACTTTCAACCCAGATGATCCATTTTGTGCCAAGGGATAATATTGTTCAGCATGCAGAGTTGAGAAGAATGACTGTTGTTGAGTATGATCCGAGCAGTAAACAAGC
This region includes:
- the draG gene encoding ADP-ribosyl-[dinitrogen reductase] hydrolase — its product is MKNFLNRAIAAYIGFAIGDAFGATTEFMTPNEIRSKYGVLRDIVGGGWLNLKPGEVTDDTGLCLALGNSILYAGGYDTVAAAESFVEWMKSKPVDIGNSTRLGILRYMKKKILYANVDEYSAGNGGLMRVLPLIIYSKGDVNVAIEMAQDQSRITHNNQLSDTAIGIYCHVLNELLLSGDKLSALKVASDCIKKHHVFSFSRYKGENSGYVVDTLRSVLHFYFDGNGFEDTLISTVNNGGDADTIGALTGALAGATYGVDAIPKRWVKKINKQLLSLISLQTILLVGGDSEKNMLILS
- a CDS encoding NAD(+)--dinitrogen-reductase ADP-D-ribosyltransferase; the encoded protein is MNILQNYCHSKNKVNLPSYLIACKEYNNFIDIDSELKIDGVIEYHRDLFNRILECESLHESAEIFDRYMKELFHLNEKIKNKPVNSYIKILRGWLFDSNRPEGAVLKGWVESRFGLIPTFHKGKITSLDCENYLRYLQERMKSEVSSNLIDHQFDLLYTYTQYCIKNFFRKYIPYITLYRGVNKIEEYEILEKKNNSYTLLINNISSFSLSREIAETFGDFIIEIKVPFTKIVFFQDVLPILKFSGEMEIIVIGGIYNAKISYF
- the nifH gene encoding nitrogenase iron protein, whose amino-acid sequence is MGKLRQIAFYGKGGIGKSTTSQNTVAAMAEMGKKVMIVGCDPKADSTRLILHTKAQATIMELAAEAGSVEDLELDDVLKTGFLGIKCVEAGGPEPGVGCAGRGVITAINFLEEEGAYEDDLDFVSYDVLGDVVCGGFAMPIREGKAQEIYIVTSGEMMAMYAANNISRGILKYANSGGVRLGGLICNERKTDRERELVTELAKRLSTQMIHFVPRDNIVQHAELRRMTVVEYDPSSKQADEYRTLANKIINNKLFVIPTPVTMSELEDLLIEYGIIKEDTSNIGVAKSA